GAGCTGCGCCGGGTCGATGATCTGGGCCGCGGCGAGCTTGCCCTCGATTTCCTTGATGCGCCCCTCGATGAAGCCCTGGCGATCCTTGGCCGCGTCGTACTCGGCGTTCTCGCTCAGATCGCCCTGCGCGCGCGCTTCGGCAATCGCCTGGATCACGGCGGGTCGTTCGACGGTCTTGAGGCGGTGCAGCTCCTCCTTGAGTTTTTCGGCACCGCGCTTGGTCAGCGGGATGGTCGGCATGGCGTCCTCGTGGTCACAAAAGCAAACCGCCGAGCGTTGCCGGTCGGCGGTGTCGTCTGGGCCACAATGATAACCGGTTTGCCGCGCGGGGAAACGGGGGCAAAAGGCCCCCGCAGGCCGTTGTGGGTGTGCTCCCCTCCATTGGCGGCCGCGTCGCGCGGCGCAGCCCCATGCACGACCCGCGTGCCGGGCCGTCCCGAGCCCGCGCCAACGCCTCGACAGCGGAACCGCACGGCCCCCGAGCCGGGGGCGTCAGGCGAGCTGCGCGTGCAGCTCCGCGAGCGAATGCACCGGCAGGTCCGCCATCACCTTCATGCCCTCCACCGCGGCCTCGGCGCCGAAGATGGTGGTGAAGGTGGTGACGCGGTTGGCCAACGACGCGACGCGGATGTAGCGCGAGTCGGCGATCGCGTTGCGGCGCTCCTCCACCGTGTTGATGACCATGGCGATTTCGCCGTTCTTGATCATGTCCACGATGTTGGGGCGGCCTTCGGTAA
This region of Tepidimonas taiwanensis genomic DNA includes:
- the greA gene encoding transcription elongation factor GreA is translated as MPTIPLTKRGAEKLKEELHRLKTVERPAVIQAIAEARAQGDLSENAEYDAAKDRQGFIEGRIKEIEGKLAAAQIIDPAQLDAGGKVVFGATVELEEATTGEQVTYQIVGEDEADLKLGLINVSSPIARALIGKEEGDVAEVQAPNGVKRYEIVAVRYE